One Vespa crabro chromosome 1, iyVesCrab1.2, whole genome shotgun sequence genomic region harbors:
- the LOC124428080 gene encoding U6 snRNA-associated Sm-like protein LSm2, with protein sequence MLFYSFFKSLIGKDVVVELKNDLSICGTLHSVDQYLNIKLTDISVTDPDKYPHMLSVKNCFIRGSVVRYVQLPGDEVDTQLLQDAARKEAAVQTR encoded by the exons ATG ttGTTCTACtcattttttaaatccttGATTGGAAAAGATGTAGTTgtggaattaaaaaatgatctcAG CATTTGCGGTACTTTACATTCTGTGGACCAAtatcttaatataaaattgaccGATATAAGTGTAACAGATCCAGATAAATATCCTCATATg CTATCAGTGAAGAACTGCTTTATTCGTGGATCAGTAGTACGATATGTACAACTTCCTGGAGATGAAGTGGATACACAGCTTTTGCAAGATGCAGCCCGTAAAGAAGCAGCAGTTCAAACAAGATga
- the LOC124428020 gene encoding carbonyl reductase [NADPH] 1-like: MERIAVVTGGNKGIGLAIVKGLCKQFDGIIYLTARDTQRGLNAVKKLEEEGLKVKFHQLDITDENSINTFRDYLQKTYNGLDVLINNAAIAFKTDATEPFGYQAEETLKVNYFSLRKICEKLYPLLRPHSRVVHLSSSSGRLINISGESLKEKISNPNLTEEELDNIMHKFVDDAKKNIHLQNGWSNSAYVASKIGVSALAVIHQAKFNNDPREDIVVNAVHPGYVDTDMSSHKGPLTPDEGAVAPIYCALLPNNTEIKGKYIWYDKTLSEWK, from the exons ATGGAACGCATCGCTGta gtGACCGGTGGAAACAAGGGTATTGGTTTAGCCATTGTCAAAGGACTTTGTAAACAATTCGATGGTATTATTTATCTCACTGCCCGTGATACTCAGCGTGGTTTAAATGCTGtcaaaaaattagaagaagaaggattgAAAGTAAAATTTCATCAACTCGACATTACTGATGAAAACAGTATCAATACTTTTCGcgattatttacaaaaaacaTATAATGGGCTTGATGTATTGATCAATAATGCAGCAATTGCTTTCAAG acagatGCAACCGAACCTTTTGGTTATCAAGCAGAAGAAACTCTGAAGGTAAATTACTTCAGTTTGAGAAAAATATGTGAGAAACTTTATCCGCTACTTAGACCACATAGTCGCGTTGTACATTTGTCCAGTAGTTCTGgtcgtttaataaatatttctggtgaatcattaaaagaaaaaatatctaaccCAAATTTAACGGAAGAGGAATTGGATAACATTATGCATAAATTTGTTGA tgatgcgaaaaagaatattcattTACAAAATGGTTGGTCCAATTCTGCTTATGTGGCCAGTAAAATAGGTGTTTCTGCTTTAGCTGTAATACATCAGgctaaatttaataatgatcCACGAGAAGATATAGTAGTAAATGCTGTACATCCTGGTTATGTGGATACCGATATGAGCAGTCATAAAGGACCTCTTACACCAGATGAAGGTGCAGTAGCCCCAATTTATTGTGCATTGCTACCAAATAATACTGAAATAAAGGGAAAATATATCTGGTATGACAAAACTCTATCagaatggaaataa
- the LOC124427787 gene encoding ribonucleases P/MRP protein subunit POP1: MENKEQFDIFLGGTQSLPYDVSIMKLAAARAGEIAAMTHAIENPQQSKLVFQKLPIHMRRRVMSHNVKRLPRRLREAHLNQMIKSGLPPKNKRPSRKYRRRPSNLLLEYNRRQRKKAWLETHIWHAKRFHMVEQWGYRIADFANDKCFKANYRAIRKHCLIQDLSYYACIEIIGPENILKETLRSHCNPNELTFGAKVYINGTREGTLMFFKKNSFPSFPIGNVHFLWKSDCCDQRTIWIWVHPAFYDDILFDIMSSFKFNSCIIEDEGSTSFNQLQNSYSNESNCQLNLLKGTLNRFRLCGPLTLDVLTNTSKLPKIKQNLSTIIESKMDCDDVTEDKKDSPDINDTWYKDYYSDQKNFETFKIQEKLWRTLQSLNSPHQLPRNMVLGFTVLDPRFYLPEKRTKPQKQVTDSETITMPLADSNDSPIWDKNMRQKISKSYLSTSIINKLRSNNLVPGVSNDNHFNEDVIAKIPILVIQKPGNCNTGLASGIDIIIPSGWAMAFWLGFIYRCTRVGALRETKSIVFETAITNSPDINEPDTLAYKREALSTKEYWEEKYFRYPPNRRVNFIKLGISSPFFCEWHILMKEWSGMNDFYVLRNRTTLIQLQTNLSSFELKKSKNKRKIPASKIALDNGLNNENCLIRVKISILNKGNPKMFAIICAPTDEDLERLKHDKRWSGPVEKTNKDPNESRRKMLRKNHLLLLKRYRRQRIRHKKALEKTISDAFEENASKVNYNIEIRNLRQNLLKKSRKVVLEHSYKMSKLYLPDCTEVRNSCKREIMGYITLGNFSFSEAKGIGIGYVTIQSVIAMIARESNIVLIRNNRSRQYRVARLEILFN, translated from the exons atggaaaataaagaacaatttgatatatttttgggTGGAACACAATCATTACCATATGATGTTTCTATTATGAAATTAGCTGCTGCAAGAGCTGGCGAAATTGCAGCAATGACTCATGCCATAg agAATCCTCAACAATCAAAATTGGTCTTTCAAAAGCTTCCCATACATATGCGTAGACGAGTTATGTCACATAATGTCAAAAGATTGCCAAGAAGATTACGGGAAGCACATTTAAATCAAATGATTAAGTCCGGTTTACcaccaaaaaataaaaggccTTCACGTAAATATCGCAGACGTCCATCCAATTTACTTCTAGAATACAATCGAAGACAACGAAAGAAAGCTTGGTTAGAAACTCATATATGGCATGCAAAACGATTTCATATGGTCGAACAATGGGGATATAGAATCGCTGATTTTGCGAATGACAAATGCTTTAAAGCAAATTATCGTGCCATTAGAAAACATTGTTTGATACAAGatctttcttattatgcttgtattgaaataattggaccggaaaatattttaaaagaaactttGAGATCACATTGCAATCCAAATGAATTAACATTTGGTGCAAAGGTATACATTAATGGTACAAGAGAAGGTACATTAAtgtttttcaagaaaaatagTTTTCCATCGTTTCCCATAGGGAATGTACACTTTCTATGGAAATCTGATTGTTGTGATCAAAGAACCATTTGGATTTGGGTTCATCCAGCATTTTatgatgatattttatttgatattatgtccagttttaaatttaattcctGTATTATTGAAGACGAAGGATCAACATCATTTAATCAATTACAAAATTCTTATAGCAATGAAAGTAATTGtcaattgaatttattgaAAGGTACTTTGAATAGATTTAGACTCTGTGGTCCATTGACGTTAGACGTGTTAACGAATACATCTAAATTACccaaaattaaacaaaatttatcaacAATAATTGAATCAAAAATGGATTGTGATGATGTTacagaagataaaaaagattctcctgatattaatgatacatggtataaagattattatagcGATCAAAAGAATTTCGAAACTTTTAAAATCCAAGAGAAATTGTGGCGGACATTACAATCATTAAATTCTCCTCATCAATTACCACGAAATATGGTCTTGGGATTCACTGTTCTAGATCCACGTTTTTATTTAcctgaaaaaagaacaaaaccaCAGAAACAAGTTACAGATTCTGAAACAATAACTATGCCATTGGCAGATTCAAATGATAGTCCAATATGGGATAAAAATATGCGTCAGAAAATTAGTAAATCATATCTATCCactagtataattaataaattaagaagCAACAATTTAGTTCCTGGTGTAAGCAatgataatcattttaatgaagATGTAATTGCAAAAATTCCTATACTCGTTATTCAAAAACCTGGTAATTGTAATACAG gTTTAGCTTCTggtattgatatcattatacCATCAGGATGGGCAATGGCATTCTGGCTTGGTTTCATATATCGTTGTACAAGGGTCGGAGCTCtgagagaaacaaaatcaaTAGTATTTGAAACTGCTATTACAAATTCACCAGACATTAATGAACCCGATACACTTGCTTATAAAAGAGAAGCTCTTTCTACAAAAGAATATtgggaagaaaaatattttcgatatccaCCTAATAGACgagttaattttataaaactgGGTATTTCTAGTCCTTTCTTTTGCGAATGGCATATTTTAATGAAGGAATGGTCAGGCATGAatgatttttatgttttaagaAATCGAACTACATTGATACAATTACAAacaaatctttcttcttttgaattaaagaaaagcaaaaataaacgtaaaatTCCTGCTTCTAAGATTGCTTTAGATAATggattaaataatgaaaattgtttaatacgcgttaaaatatctattttaaataagGGCAATCCAAAAATGTTTGCTATAATATGTGCACCAACAGATGAAGATTTAGAAAGATTGAAACATGATAAACGTTGGTCAGGACCagtagaaaaaacaaataaagatcCAAATGAAAGTCGGCGGAAAATGTTACGAAAAAatcatttgttattgttaaaacGATATAGAAGACAAAGAATACGTCATAAAAAAGCATTGGAAAAGACAATAAGTGATGCATTTGAAGAAAATGCAAGCAAAGTAAATTACAACattgaaataagaaatttaaggCAGAACTTATTGAAAAAAAGTCGTAAAGTAGTATTGGAACATTCATACAAAATGTCAAAACTTTATTTGCCGGATTGTACAGAAGTACGAAATTcatgtaaaagagaaataatgggATATATAACACtaggaaatttttcttttagcgAAGCTAAAGGCATTGGAATAGGTTATGTTACGATACAATCGGTGATTGCAATGATTGCCAGAGAAagtaatatcgttcttattaggAATAATCGGTCAAGACAATATAGGGTAGCtcgtttagaaatattatttaattaa